The candidate division KSB1 bacterium nucleotide sequence GTGACGTCCCGCTTCCCTCCGCCGCTCTGGGCAATGGCACCGGCCAACAGACCAGCGAGTAGAATGGACAGCGTCAAGCACGCCGTTCGGCGGACGCTCAACACGCTTTCTCCCACCGTCGGCATAAGAGGACCATCACCGGAGCGCCTGCGCATACCGTTCCGCCACATCCTGCCAATTGATTATCTCGAAAATCTTGTCAACATATTCGCCGCGGCGGTTCTGGTACTTCAGGTAATAGGCGTGCTCCCAGACATCGATGACCAACAGCGGGACTGCACCCCATTGCGTGAGATCCTGATGTTTCTCCGCCTGCAACACCTCGAGGTTGCCGAACGCGGGGACGTAGGCAAGCACTCCCCACCCGCTCCCCTCCACTGCCTTGGTGGCCGCGCTCAGCTGGGCCTTGCATGCGTCGAAACTGCCGAACCGAGAGATCATGGCCGACAGCAGCTTCCCCTTGGGCGCGCCGCCGCCCTGGGGCGAGAGATTGTGCCAGAAAATGGTGTGCAGGATGTGGCCGGACCCATGGAAAGCGATCTCGCGTTCCAGGTGCTTGATGTACTGGAAATTGCCGCTTTCCCTTGCCTGCACGAGCAGCCGCTCGGCCTCGTTGAGCCCTTTCACGTAGGCCGCGTGGTGGGCGTCATGGTGCAGCCTCATGGTTTGCTCGTCGATGATGGGCTCAAGCGCATTGTACGCGTAGGGGAGCGGCGGTAGCTGGTGGGTGCCAGGGGCAACCGCGCGTTTAGCCGGCGCTGCCTTCGCCCTGCTGCCACCCAGCATGGTGGCGGCGAGCACCCCACTTCCGGCAGCGGCGTGGAAAAACTCCCGTCTGGTCACAGCCATTTTTCCCTCCTCATCCTGCCCTGCTTAGTTTTCCTGCAGAATCTCGTCGTCGTAGATGGTTTCCAAACGCAGCTTGTGGCGTGCCTCCTCTTCTGCCAGCAGGCCGAAGAGCCTCTGCAATTGGGCATCGCCAGTGCGGCGCTGCAAATCGCTGTACAGGCGCACCGATTGTTCCTCGCGCTTCATGGCCAAGATGAGCATGTCCTGATAGCTCATGTCCGGGCGAAATTCCACCTCCACCAAGTAGTCGCTGATCTTCAGATCGGGCACCTTGGCGGCAGCAGGCTTGCTCAGGCTCTCCGGTTTCAGCTCCAGGAGCATCGCCTTGTGTCTTCGCTCCTCTGCAGCGAATTCGGCAAAAGTCTTTTTCGCAAGGGGGGTAACGGCCACCTGCTGGGCTGTCTCATACAGGGCCGCAGCCTCTTCTTCCTTCTCCACGGCAAAGTGGATCGCCTGCCGGAACTGCTCCTCAGTCATGTTTCCTCCTACTGCTGGCGTTCGCCTGTCTCATTTCTCTTGACGTGTGCCGCCCCTGCCTTTCAGCAGCGACTTGCCAAATGCCCTGACGGTAAACACGGGGCAGGGCGCTGTGCGCACCACCTTTTCGGTGACGCTGCCCAACAACAGGTGCTCCAGACCGGTGAGCCCATGGGTAGCGATCACCATCAGGTCCACGCGGTGCGACTCTGCCCATTTCACAATCTCCTCGGCAGCTCTCCCCTCCACGACGTGGAAGGCGGTCTTCACCTCAGGGACTTTGGCCTTGGCCACCAGTTCCTTCATCGCCTGCAGCGACTTGCGGCGGATGTCGGGCACAAAGTCGAAAATAGAGGTCTTGCCAGTGGCGTAGAAGGCCGGGTGGAGCGTCTCCTCTACCACGTGGAGCAGATGCACCTGCGCCTGCCACTGCGCTGCCATCTCCAACGCATAGCGCACCGCCCGCTGTGCGTGGCGCGAGTAGTCTACTGGCACGAGGATCTGCTTGAAGGGCCTTGGCCTTCGCCGACCCTTGGTCTCTCTCACGGTGAGCACCGGGCATGGCGCCTGACGAACCACCTCTTCGGCAACGCTTCCCAGGAAGAGGCGGCCGATGCCGCGCCTGCCGTGCGTGCCCATCACGATGAGGTCGATGCGTTTGTCGGCGGCGTACTCGAGGATCGCAGGGGCGGCGGCCACACTGAAGCGCTGGGCCACCTTGACCTTCAGCTCATTGGCACCGTGGGCCGCGAGCGCCGCGAGCATGTCCGACTTGGCCAGCTCCCTCAGGCGCGCCCGGAGAGCCGCCACATCCGGCAGGTGATGGGCAAGCTGGTGAGGATCGCCCTCGTGCAAGACCGTCGCATGCAGCACGTGGAGCTCGGCCTGATGTTGACGCGCAAAGGCCAGTGCATAGTCCAGCGCCTGCTCGGCGCAAGGAGAAAAGTCAGTGGGAAACAGAATGCGACGTATGGCGATCATGGCATGTCCCTCCTCGACACAGTCTGCACAAGCCGCTGCTGCCAGCGGTGAACTCGTCGGATGCGCAACGTCGGCTCAAAGCTAAAAGATCACCACTTCGAACCCGGCGTCCATGTAGCGGGCAATGCTGGGATGCCCGGACATCTCGTCGCAGGTGGCCAGCCCTTGCGCCAAGGCCGCCTCCAAGCTGCCAGAAACTGCGGCGCACGCCTGGCACACGCAGTCAATGAGGCCAGCTTCCTTTGCCCTGCGGTAGAGATTGGCAAAGGGCCGCCCTTCTTCGGCCAACAGCTTTACCTGCTGGGTGGCGGTGCCCTCTACCACCACCTTCACCTCGTGGCCGCGCTCCTTCATGTCCAGGGCATTGAGGAGCACGTGCGCAAAACAGGCCGTCTCGCCGGTGAAAGCGAATAGCGCTATCTTTTTCACCGCTCAAATCCTCGTTCTCGAGTAGCCACAGCCAAAGCCGACTAACCGCCGTCGAACATCCAATTCTCTTCTTCCGCGTGGTATTGAGCAGGGTTGTCCAGATAGCGGAGGGAATTCTCCAGAATCAGGTGATGCTCTCGCTCCTGCTCGGTCATGAAGGTGTAGAACTGCTTGGCGGTCTGGTCACTGGCGGCTGCCGCCCGCTCCTTGTAGAAAACGATCAGCTTGTCCTCGAAATCGCGCGCCAACCGATAGGCCTCGAGCACATCGGCCTGCGTGCTCACGGTCTCGTCAAGGCGCTCTCTGGCTGCGCGGAAAACACTGCGAAAAGTGGCGATGGCCTCCCCTCGCTTGCCCTGCAAGTGGGCCGCGCTCGTCCACTGGCCGCGCTCACGCAGCGACGCATAGAAGTGCTGAATAATGCTGATGTGCTCCAGCTCCCAGTCGGCTAAGTAGGCGAAGGTCTCCTTGGCAAGAGGATGCTCCGTCCTGTCGCGGGCGGCGAGGAAGAACTGCCGGCCCTCGCCTTCCAGCTTCAGGGCCAGGCTCAATGCCTGCAAATCCTCGTGTGCACTCTCCATCTTGCGGCTCCTCCTTGCTCACCAGCATGAAAGATACCTGCCCAGCACCGGACGCCCAAGTTCCCCGTCTCTCAGATCGTATACCCCAGCTCTCTGATGACGCGCTCCACTGCGGCACGGTGCACCTCGCCTTTGACGTGCACCGTCTTCTTCTCCACGTTCACCGCGACAGCCTCGACGCCGGGGAGGACGCCAACGGCCTTCTCAATGTGCACCTTGCAATGACCGCAGGTAATGTCGGGGACATGCAGCTCCAAAGTCATCGTTTCATCTCCTTGGGAGGTGGGCACTGCCGGAGGGCGGCGTGCCACTCCCTACTTCTGCGCCAAAGCCTTTGCCAAGGCGCGACCATCTTCCCCCAGGTGTCCGAGTTGCTCCTCGTCGGGCACCCACTGCACACGCCGGGCCGCTACAGGCTCCTGCCAGCCAAGGGCAGAAAAGACTTCTTCGATCTCCGCTACCGCCTGTCCTCCCCAGCCGTAGGAGCCAAAGGCAAAGCCCATCCTGTTGCGCGGCCGCAGGCCCTTCAGATAGGTCAAGAATTGGCCCACGCTCGGCAACAAACCGTTGTTCAGCGTGGGCGAGCCAACCAGAACCAGCCGCGACTGCAGCAGGTCGGTCATCACCTCGGAGATATGCGTGGTCTCGAGGTTGCGCACCGTGACCGGCACGCCCTCGGCCTCCAGGCCCGTGCACAACGCCTGCGCCATCTTAGCCGTGGAGCCCCACATGCTGTCGTAGACCACGACGGCCTGGTCGTCGGCTTCATGGTTGGCCCACCTCTCATATGCCTCCAGGATGCGACCGATGTTCTGCCGCCAGATCACGCCGTGGCTGGGGCAGATCATGTCGATTTTCAGACCGCCCACGGCCTGCAGGGCGCGTTTCACTTGCTCCCCGTACGGGAGCACGATGTTGGCGTAGTACTTGGCCGCCTGCGCATAGACCAGGTCCCATCCCGCCTCGTCGTCAAAGCGAACGGCAGTGGCCAAGTGCTGACCGAAAGCATCGTTGGAGAAGAGGATTGCCTCCTCCGGCAGGTAGGTCACCATGGAGTCGGGCCAGTGTACCATGGGCGTGTGAAAGCACTGCAGCGACCTGCGCCCCAAGCTGAGCACCTCACCGGAGCGCACGACCCGGTAGTTCAGGTCGCCGTGAAAATGCGCCCGCAGCCCCTTCTCGCCATTTGGCGAGGCGAGAACTTGCGCCTTGGGGGCACGCTCCACCAGAGCCGGGATACTCCCTGAATGGTCCATCTCCACGTGATTGCACACCACAAAGTCGATCCTGGCCGGGTCAATCACGCTCCGCACGCGGGCCAAAAGCTCGTCAAAAAAGGGTCGCTTCGCCGTGTCCACCAGGGCAACCTTCTCGTCCACGACAAGATAGGCGTTGTAGGTGGAACCATATGGGGTGAGGTAGCCGTGGAAGTTGCGCAGGTCCCAGTCTATGCTTCCCACCCAGTAGATCCCCGGTTTCAATTCCAAAGCCTTCATATGCGCTCATCCTCAGTTTGACGAATCGCCCTCGGAGGTTCGCCTCTTGAGAAGGGTAACCTCAACCGGAACAAACCTGTCGCGGGCGGCACCGCAGACCTTGCAGCACCAGTCCTCAGGCAGGCGACTGAAGGGAGTCCCCGGCGTGTCGTTCCCCCTTGCTGGATCGTAGACCCACCCGCAGACCGCACAGCGATAAGGGCGGCAGTCTTCTACCTGCTGGGCGCTCCTCACGCAGTCGGCGCAGACCCCGATGAACAGCGCCTGCACCGTCTCCACTGCGTGACCGTCGATTGTGCCTTGGGCGGCCACTGAGCACTGCACCGGCACGTCGTAGATGCGCCCGCACACCCGACAGTGGAAATGGTGGTGCGACTCCTCCGCCAGGTCGAAACGCTTCTCCTTGCCGACCACAAGCTCGCTCACAAGACCCGCTTGCTTGAGTGTTTCCAGAGTGTTGTAGACGGTGGCCAGGGAGAGGGTGGGGTAGTGGCTGCGCAGAGCGCGATGAATCTCCTCGGCAGTGGGGTGGGATCCCTGCTCCTGCAGGTAGTTGAGGACTGCCAGGCGCTGAATGGTCAGCACCACACCCTTTTTTCTGAGGAGCTGGATCTTGTCCTTCATCATGCCGCCAGTATTGTAATTCATCTTAGGTTGTAATGAATATAAGCGAATATTTCGTGAAAATCAAGCCTTTTTTCGTTGGCACTGTTCCTCGACCCATCCCCTGGGAGAGGCCACAACAAAACCGGCCCACCAGCGCTCGGGGTGCCCCCCTGCCGTTCGCGTCTTCGTCAGCTGACGAAAGGTCTGGCGGCGCCTGTCCATGGCTAAGCGCACTCCCCACCATGGCCTGCCGTGGTCCAACATGCGTCCCTCGCAGGGAAAGGTCCGCCACACCGGCGATGCTAAGCGATTTGTCCGGAGAAGAGAATCACCACAACCTCGCACCCCCGCCGCACTCACGACGGCTCCTCACGTTGCGCTCTCCAAGGACTCTTGTCGAGCAGCAAGGGCTGCCAAAAAACAAAAAGCGCCCCGCGGAGGGGCGCCATCGATGCGCGCAGAGAGCTATCGGACTATGGCCAGCCGTTTGGTGGCTGATTGCGCACCCACTTGAAGTCGGTAGAGGTACACGCCCGCAGGCAGAGGTCGGCCTGCCGCGTCGGAGCCGTCCCAGGCCAGGGTGTGGTCGCCGGTGCCGAGTCGGCCACGGAACACGGTACACACCTCTCTGCCGAGCAGGTCATACACCACCAGCGACACCTCCTCCGGCTTGGGAAGCGAGAAGCCAATGGAGGTGGTGCCGTGCGCCGCAGCCCCGGAGCCAAAGGGGTTGGGGTAGTTCTGTGCCAGGGCGAAGCGCGTGGGCGTCACGGCCGCAGCTGCCACGCCGGAAGGGGAACCGACGACGAACACCCCGCCTTCCGCCGTGGCTTCAACCACTTCGTTTTCGCCGTTGATGAGTATCAGGCTGAGGACTTGCAGGGCGACCTCCGTGCCCAGCGGCGCATTGGCTGCCACCTGGTAGCTGACGTTCACCACCGCGCCGCTATCCGCCTCCAGTGTGTAGTTGAAGGAGATGGCGATGAGGCGGAGCACGCCATCGACGTCGTTGAAGCGGGCAATAAAGCCGTACGCCCGCCCAGTCACCCACACCGAATCCGGGCGCAGATAGTCGGGGAGATCGGCAAGCTCCAGCTGCATCCCTCGCACTGGAGCTTCATTCCTCAGCGCAATAGTGATGACGTTGCCGGTGCTGCCGGGCAGGCCAGCCCCGGAGCCCACGCACAGGCGATTGGCAGAGGCCATCGCCTGTGGCGCTACCAGCAAGCAGAGGAGTGCGGCGAACCACCCACCGTTGCGAACATGTCTGAGCATCATATGTTATGCCATCCCAATCCGCCAGCCCACTTCGATCACGGGAAGAGGTCAAAGACTGCCAACATATCGAAAAGGTCTATGTCGCCATCGTGGTCCACGTCACCGCTCAGCAGCTGTGCCGCAGTGGGCGCCGTCTTGCCCAGCACAATGTCGGCCATGACTGCTATGTCCGCCTTGGTCACGGCTCCGTTGCCATTTAGGTCGCCAACCTTGACGTAGCTGAACAACCCGTTGACAATGTCCGGCACCACCTGCTGGTTGTTGGCGTCGCTTATCGACACGTTGGTGAGCACCAAATTGGACGAACTCCCCAGCGGGGCAGCGGAGTTGATGTGGTACTTGATCTGGAGGATAGGACCGTTCCCTACCGGGATCACTGCGCCCGCCATCGAGGCCAAGAGGACCTGCACGGAGCCTTCCTTTTCTGTGCCTGCGACAGTGAAGCCGGTCGCGCGTCCCACGGGGGTTATCGAACTCGTCAAGGGGGTGGACACTTGCAAGTGGTCGGGGGCATCCGCCAAACGGAAGAGGATGCCGCGCACGTTGACCTGGTTGTTGAGCCAGATATTGACGGCACCGGTCTTGCCAGGTTCGCCACTCGAGCTCTGCACCCTGAGCACCACCAGGGAGGAAATGGTGAACACGCCGTCGCTCTGGTCGCTGGGGAGGCCGTCCAAGGCATCCTCCACCTTGATCATCGCTGCGGTAGAAGTCTGCGCGGGGAGCGTCCAGGTGTAGGAGCCTGTATTCGGCGCCACGGTGATCTCGGTCCAGTTCGCGCCGCCATTGAGGGAGTACCGTAGGCGCACGTTGGTGATAACGCTCGTGGCCCTCCAGGTGATCTGCCGTTGCGTGTTCACAATCCAGGTCTCGCCGCCGTTGGGGCTGATGAGTGTAATCTGCTCAGTCTCCGGCTCAATGGTAAAGTCGGCATCGCTGATGTCAATGGGAATGCCACTGGCCGCCGACGAGATACGCACCCGACAGGTGTTGGAAGGCGTGTTGGGGATCTCCCAGGCGTACGAGCCTGTGTTGCTGGTGGAGGCGACGACCGTGCTCCACGAGGTGCCGGAATCGGTGGAGTATTCGATCTTGACATTCCCCGAGTAGTCCGAGTACGTCCAGGTGACATTGTACGTGGAGTTAACCGTCCACTTCTCGCCGCCATTGGGGGCGGTAACGGTGATCACCGGGGCCCGCACGGTAAAGTCGTCAATGTCATTGGCCAAGTTGGCAAAAAGGCTGACACCTGCGTAGAGCACGCCGCTGGTCCCGTACGTCTTCTGCGGGTCGTTCACGCGCGTGTCGAACAGGCCATTGATGTAGAAGTCAAAGTGGTGGCCGGTGGCGTCGGTGGAGGCCACAACTTTGATGACATCGCCCGGCTTGTAGCTGGGAAGTGCCACCGCCTTGGTGTCAATGGGTTGCTCGCGTTTCACCTCGCCGTTGACCACCGGGCAGAGCAGGATGTAGCCGCCGCGGCGGATCACACAGTAGCCGCTGGCCGTTGAAGACGGGGCGTTGAGGAAGATGGCAATGCCGCCGGCGTTGATGCCTTCCACCGTGGCATTGGCGGCCCATTTGAACGACACCTCGGTGGGGTTGGTGACCGCGGTAAACACCGCTAAATAGTTCCACCCAGGCGTGGTGGAGGTATTGGACAAAGCATTGTTGACGATCTGATAGGCCGCGTGTGCTGCCCAATTGGGGCCCAGGCTGGCGCGGTTGAAGTTGTCCGTGACAACTGCTGCGTGGCCCGCCGCACACGTCAGGGAGATCGCCACGAGCACGAGTGCAAGGCTTCTTGTCTTCATCGCTGGCACCTCACCACTTGTTTTGTCCGACTGGCACGGGACGCGCCTGCCTTACCTCAGGACGGCGAGCTTCCGCACTAAGGTCAGGCTGCCCGCCATGAGCTTGTAGAAGTAGACGCCGGAGGAGACGGAGTTGCCGGTTTCATCGCGACCATCCCATTGCACCACGTAGCGTCCCGGCTCACGCCTGCTGCGCTCGAGCACGCGCACCAACTGCCCGTGAATATTGTAGACGGCCACCTGCACATCGACAGCTCCGCTGCTCTGCGCGGGGATGTCGTAAGCGATCACCGTGGTTGCACCAAAGGGGTTGGGATGGCTCTGGTGCAGGGCAAAGGCAGCTGGAACCTGCCCCTGCCGCGGACTTTGCTGTTCCCAGACCAGGTCCACACGCTGGCCACTGACCGTGGCACCCACCGCATGCAGCACCTGCAGTGGAATGGTTCCGCCTTCATCCCTGCTGGTGACAAGAAGGCTCGCCACCGTCCCGCGGCCTGCGGGCATCACTATGCCGGCTGGACTGTAGAGGAGCAGGTGCAGGCGGTCGCCGGCCATCTTACTGGCCAGAGACATGCCGTTGGCAATGCCGCACACCGAGGGCGTGCCCCCGGTCAAGTCCTTTGCCGCAAGCTGTAGATCGAGTTCCATTCCAGCCAATGGCACGGGGCTTTCCACGTCGATGGTGACCTGGAACTGCTGGGCGTTCAGCTCAGGGCCTCTGCTCAAGGCGATGGCTCCGCGGAATGCACCAGGCGCTTCTTCGCCAAGGGCGGCAGCCTTGGGCAA carries:
- a CDS encoding superoxide dismutase, giving the protein MLGGSRAKAAPAKRAVAPGTHQLPPLPYAYNALEPIIDEQTMRLHHDAHHAAYVKGLNEAERLLVQARESGNFQYIKHLEREIAFHGSGHILHTIFWHNLSPQGGGAPKGKLLSAMISRFGSFDACKAQLSAATKAVEGSGWGVLAYVPAFGNLEVLQAEKHQDLTQWGAVPLLVIDVWEHAYYLKYQNRRGEYVDKIFEIINWQDVAERYAQALR
- a CDS encoding ferritin family protein; protein product: MTEEQFRQAIHFAVEKEEEAAALYETAQQVAVTPLAKKTFAEFAAEERRHKAMLLELKPESLSKPAAAKVPDLKISDYLVEVEFRPDMSYQDMLILAMKREEQSVRLYSDLQRRTGDAQLQRLFGLLAEEEARHKLRLETIYDDEILQEN
- a CDS encoding universal stress protein, with translation MIAIRRILFPTDFSPCAEQALDYALAFARQHQAELHVLHATVLHEGDPHQLAHHLPDVAALRARLRELAKSDMLAALAAHGANELKVKVAQRFSVAAAPAILEYAADKRIDLIVMGTHGRRGIGRLFLGSVAEEVVRQAPCPVLTVRETKGRRRPRPFKQILVPVDYSRHAQRAVRYALEMAAQWQAQVHLLHVVEETLHPAFYATGKTSIFDFVPDIRRKSLQAMKELVAKAKVPEVKTAFHVVEGRAAEEIVKWAESHRVDLMVIATHGLTGLEHLLLGSVTEKVVRTAPCPVFTVRAFGKSLLKGRGGTRQEK
- a CDS encoding DsrE family protein: MKKIALFAFTGETACFAHVLLNALDMKERGHEVKVVVEGTATQQVKLLAEEGRPFANLYRRAKEAGLIDCVCQACAAVSGSLEAALAQGLATCDEMSGHPSIARYMDAGFEVVIF
- a CDS encoding ferritin family protein; protein product: MESAHEDLQALSLALKLEGEGRQFFLAARDRTEHPLAKETFAYLADWELEHISIIQHFYASLRERGQWTSAAHLQGKRGEAIATFRSVFRAARERLDETVSTQADVLEAYRLARDFEDKLIVFYKERAAAASDQTAKQFYTFMTEQEREHHLILENSLRYLDNPAQYHAEEENWMFDGG
- a CDS encoding heavy-metal-associated domain-containing protein, with amino-acid sequence MTLELHVPDITCGHCKVHIEKAVGVLPGVEAVAVNVEKKTVHVKGEVHRAAVERVIRELGYTI
- a CDS encoding FprA family A-type flavoprotein translates to MKALELKPGIYWVGSIDWDLRNFHGYLTPYGSTYNAYLVVDEKVALVDTAKRPFFDELLARVRSVIDPARIDFVVCNHVEMDHSGSIPALVERAPKAQVLASPNGEKGLRAHFHGDLNYRVVRSGEVLSLGRRSLQCFHTPMVHWPDSMVTYLPEEAILFSNDAFGQHLATAVRFDDEAGWDLVYAQAAKYYANIVLPYGEQVKRALQAVGGLKIDMICPSHGVIWRQNIGRILEAYERWANHEADDQAVVVYDSMWGSTAKMAQALCTGLEAEGVPVTVRNLETTHISEVMTDLLQSRLVLVGSPTLNNGLLPSVGQFLTYLKGLRPRNRMGFAFGSYGWGGQAVAEIEEVFSALGWQEPVAARRVQWVPDEEQLGHLGEDGRALAKALAQK
- a CDS encoding transcriptional repressor yields the protein MMKDKIQLLRKKGVVLTIQRLAVLNYLQEQGSHPTAEEIHRALRSHYPTLSLATVYNTLETLKQAGLVSELVVGKEKRFDLAEESHHHFHCRVCGRIYDVPVQCSVAAQGTIDGHAVETVQALFIGVCADCVRSAQQVEDCRPYRCAVCGWVYDPARGNDTPGTPFSRLPEDWCCKVCGAARDRFVPVEVTLLKRRTSEGDSSN
- a CDS encoding T9SS type A sorting domain-containing protein, producing MMLRHVRNGGWFAALLCLLVAPQAMASANRLCVGSGAGLPGSTGNVITIALRNEAPVRGMQLELADLPDYLRPDSVWVTGRAYGFIARFNDVDGVLRLIAISFNYTLEADSGAVVNVSYQVAANAPLGTEVALQVLSLILINGENEVVEATAEGGVFVVGSPSGVAAAAVTPTRFALAQNYPNPFGSGAAAHGTTSIGFSLPKPEEVSLVVYDLLGREVCTVFRGRLGTGDHTLAWDGSDAAGRPLPAGVYLYRLQVGAQSATKRLAIVR
- a CDS encoding dockerin type I repeat-containing protein → MKTRSLALVLVAISLTCAAGHAAVVTDNFNRASLGPNWAAHAAYQIVNNALSNTSTTPGWNYLAVFTAVTNPTEVSFKWAANATVEGINAGGIAIFLNAPSSTASGYCVIRRGGYILLCPVVNGEVKREQPIDTKAVALPSYKPGDVIKVVASTDATGHHFDFYINGLFDTRVNDPQKTYGTSGVLYAGVSLFANLANDIDDFTVRAPVITVTAPNGGEKWTVNSTYNVTWTYSDYSGNVKIEYSTDSGTSWSTVVASTSNTGSYAWEIPNTPSNTCRVRISSAASGIPIDISDADFTIEPETEQITLISPNGGETWIVNTQRQITWRATSVITNVRLRYSLNGGANWTEITVAPNTGSYTWTLPAQTSTAAMIKVEDALDGLPSDQSDGVFTISSLVVLRVQSSSGEPGKTGAVNIWLNNQVNVRGILFRLADAPDHLQVSTPLTSSITPVGRATGFTVAGTEKEGSVQVLLASMAGAVIPVGNGPILQIKYHINSAAPLGSSSNLVLTNVSISDANNQQVVPDIVNGLFSYVKVGDLNGNGAVTKADIAVMADIVLGKTAPTAAQLLSGDVDHDGDIDLFDMLAVFDLFP
- a CDS encoding T9SS type A sorting domain-containing protein, with product MRRACLSCALTALVVWVLAAPEAAQAQSGDTLFVSNGWALPGGLDTLSIRVKNATVIKGMHFKLVDSPDKLTVVGMEKKSRLASFRVDTTSRAGGFWVLMVPDTSTSSRLTAGSDDILWVYVRVAANATGGTNASVGFDSVRAAANATGNPPLTLVQKSGVFWFGRKGDVIYNEAVDLFDVLRMIDMALQRPPTPTAYERWAGDFDNNGAVDVSDIGKAIDVAVSGLPKAAALGEEAPGAFRGAIALSRGPELNAQQFQVTIDVESPVPLAGMELDLQLAAKDLTGGTPSVCGIANGMSLASKMAGDRLHLLLYSPAGIVMPAGRGTVASLLVTSRDEGGTIPLQVLHAVGATVSGQRVDLVWEQQSPRQGQVPAAFALHQSHPNPFGATTVIAYDIPAQSSGAVDVQVAVYNIHGQLVRVLERSRREPGRYVVQWDGRDETGNSVSSGVYFYKLMAGSLTLVRKLAVLR